In one window of Poriferisphaera corsica DNA:
- a CDS encoding PI-PLC domain-containing protein, translating into MKKLITLISAVLLFISLSTNTSNANNESPVTSDKQGRLFLKQSLGHSHNDYYQRNPLHYALKANMFSIEADIFHKDGELYVAHSRDEIKPSRTLKKLYLDPLNKHFKKHGSIDTEHPFGGQVRTSGLPLILMVDFKNDGLKCWQTLEKQLAQYPNLFRHVAIDNEKTTITPAPVIVVASGQRPVKQISKATERFVGIDGRYSTDYHSQAPAHLMPMISTSFSEFLKSVGSQNPNDILIALTDFKSAAHQKGRIARIWATPDSTKMWQLLYQSGIQLINTDKPIQLAKYLNSQSQRSNTSTANAEQNLNK; encoded by the coding sequence ATGAAAAAACTGATCACTCTAATATCTGCTGTATTACTATTTATCTCATTATCAACTAATACTAGTAATGCCAACAACGAATCTCCCGTCACCAGCGACAAGCAAGGCCGACTTTTTCTCAAACAATCTCTTGGTCACAGCCATAATGATTACTACCAACGCAACCCACTTCACTATGCTCTAAAAGCCAATATGTTCAGCATCGAAGCTGATATCTTTCACAAAGATGGTGAACTCTATGTCGCACACAGTCGCGATGAGATCAAACCTAGCCGGACCCTCAAAAAACTATACCTCGATCCACTCAATAAGCATTTCAAAAAACATGGCAGCATCGACACTGAACATCCATTCGGCGGCCAAGTCCGAACATCCGGCCTCCCCCTCATCCTTATGGTTGACTTCAAAAACGACGGCCTCAAATGCTGGCAAACACTCGAAAAACAGCTCGCACAATACCCAAACCTCTTTCGTCACGTCGCCATCGACAACGAAAAAACAACGATCACCCCAGCCCCCGTCATCGTTGTCGCCTCCGGCCAGCGTCCTGTGAAGCAAATCTCGAAAGCTACAGAACGATTTGTCGGTATCGACGGACGATACAGCACCGACTACCACTCACAAGCCCCTGCTCATCTCATGCCCATGATCTCCACTTCCTTTTCAGAATTCCTCAAATCCGTTGGCAGTCAAAACCCCAACGATATCCTCATCGCATTAACCGATTTCAAAAGCGCCGCCCACCAGAAAGGACGAATCGCCCGTATCTGGGCCACTCCTGACTCCACGAAAATGTGGCAGCTCCTCTACCAGTCCGGCATACAACTCATCAACACCGACAAACCCATACAACTTGCTAAGTACCTCAACTCTCAATCCCAACGATCCAACACCTCCACGGCAAATGCAGAGCAAAATCTAAACAAATAA
- a CDS encoding glycerophosphodiester phosphodiesterase, giving the protein MKNATFQLIRCLCITLLLISQTSAKQPSNLGAPDRHPNAKIAIVAHRGANNIAPENTFAAAKFCHKWNLDFIEIDIRTSADGIIYLIHDLSIEKFSDKKISFNKLHSDQIDQIDAGLWFDDKYKGESIPRLRNFLQWARGHIKVYIDIKDVDPITFIQIIEETKMSDQIFYWSNSEKIIREIRRIAPEYQLKMNAHSVEKLIEVYNQYRPEIIEVRAENLTRPLIEKIHSLNMKAMVYTTRNDEYAFSRAIQLNCDMFNTNHPRNLINIEHDLLSQQNHSNNQKHN; this is encoded by the coding sequence ATGAAAAATGCAACATTCCAATTGATACGCTGTTTATGCATAACATTGCTGTTAATCTCTCAAACAAGTGCAAAGCAACCAAGCAACCTCGGCGCTCCCGACCGTCATCCTAATGCAAAAATCGCAATCGTCGCGCATCGTGGTGCTAATAATATTGCTCCAGAAAATACTTTTGCAGCAGCTAAATTTTGCCACAAATGGAATCTCGATTTTATCGAAATTGATATTCGCACATCAGCCGATGGCATTATCTATCTAATACATGATCTTTCAATCGAAAAGTTCTCCGACAAGAAAATCTCATTCAATAAACTTCATTCCGATCAAATTGATCAAATCGATGCAGGCTTATGGTTTGACGATAAATATAAAGGTGAAAGTATCCCCCGCCTTCGAAATTTCCTTCAATGGGCACGTGGACACATTAAAGTTTATATTGATATCAAGGACGTCGACCCGATCACTTTCATCCAAATCATCGAAGAAACTAAAATGTCGGACCAAATATTCTATTGGTCAAACTCTGAGAAAATCATTCGTGAAATCCGCCGTATCGCTCCAGAATATCAACTCAAGATGAATGCACATTCTGTAGAAAAACTAATCGAAGTTTACAATCAATACCGTCCTGAAATCATTGAAGTGCGAGCAGAAAACCTCACTCGTCCTCTGATTGAAAAAATACACTCGCTCAACATGAAAGCAATGGTCTACACCACGCGAAACGATGAGTACGCATTCAGCCGCGCAATCCAACTTAATTGCGACATGTTCAACACCAATCATCCTCGCAACTTAATTAATATCGAACATGATCTTTTAAGCCAGCAAAATCATTCAAACAACCAGAAACACAACTAA
- a CDS encoding prepilin-type N-terminal cleavage/methylation domain-containing protein, translated as MQQRKAFTLIELLVVISIIALLIGILLPALGKARETAVNLKCKSNIRSLGLALHAYTVNNDDFFGSYTDLLPGNWNSPPVGRRVKTNLIDQSVLLPYISEAREETMICPIFRDYVEDYVANQIPENGVSYSYTFNSTLCYKSVDAYKPYNERPLRASMVKKTTQIGMFVEENPWKHPVYGTAMNDGRFVVDRWPDQDTLATYHNPSNRYVGKNPHSYSVSHSDVGGVMNGGGSHVVFVDGHVDEMDTTQSEYIAYENDKWANFPQYWNN; from the coding sequence ATGCAACAACGTAAAGCATTCACACTCATCGAACTCCTCGTCGTCATCAGTATCATCGCGCTATTAATCGGTATCCTTCTTCCCGCTCTGGGTAAAGCCCGCGAAACCGCTGTCAACTTAAAATGCAAATCGAACATCCGGTCACTCGGCTTAGCACTCCACGCATATACCGTTAACAACGATGATTTCTTCGGATCATACACTGATCTACTTCCCGGCAACTGGAACTCACCACCTGTCGGCCGCCGTGTCAAAACGAATCTTATAGATCAAAGCGTTCTTCTTCCATATATCTCTGAAGCCCGTGAGGAAACAATGATTTGTCCTATCTTCCGCGATTACGTCGAAGATTATGTAGCCAATCAAATACCTGAAAATGGAGTCTCCTACAGCTATACATTTAACAGCACGCTCTGCTATAAAAGCGTAGATGCATACAAACCTTACAACGAAAGACCTCTTCGTGCTTCTATGGTCAAAAAGACTACCCAAATCGGCATGTTCGTCGAAGAAAACCCATGGAAACATCCCGTCTACGGTACTGCTATGAATGACGGCCGATTCGTCGTCGATCGTTGGCCTGACCAAGATACCCTAGCAACATACCACAACCCTTCAAACCGTTATGTGGGCAAGAACCCACACAGCTACTCCGTCTCACATAGTGATGTTGGCGGCGTCATGAACGGTGGTGGTTCACATGTTGTCTTTGTTGATGGCCATGTCGATGAAATGGACACCACACAAAGCGAATACATCGCCTACGAAAACGACAAATGGGCTAATTTCCCACAATACTGGAACAACTAA
- a CDS encoding LamG-like jellyroll fold domain-containing protein has protein sequence MRSTYFCFKTKHLLSAFIAATALIPQAQADLTLDYQNLITNTNGLIDYWNFEDLGTSGSLSTVVNQVSGRTNGTVVGTVDSVLGHVGYAGTFSGSPTDAADTNYVELLNSGASATSNYDMQGSFTIEAMIRTDTLPDGSWTGIITKGDNSWRLARNSSSTGVQGAATDGNGSKSEISNSLNDMNNGNWHYIAMTYDFINGIQTTYFDRTATSKTFSPGRNVGLSEFNVLIGANAQRNGRVWSGDIDEVAFYNTALTQADIDQRLNILDTATAIDEANLAYWAADNATGTFDTDTGWNIDKPTASDIVYIGNNGTVTFSSGNLDIDAIEVGTNQYINVGNTGEGKLIISGGTIKLSNALASGVGRGENGVIEQSGGTLIHAGNNNDFDIANGENVEASYIMTGGLFQIGGWEQDSQFESGWFKTNDNTGDDLAIGRGRSEAGFGKGTLDMSGNSEVRVANDLYLDKGDGHLKMTDNAVLRIGDDFRAGSSDNGTGSIDIHGHALLQVENRFTIADSNNTTINATFAGNANIEVGNQMMVGGKDNIKESGIASLNIEDAVNINIGAYIYNADVGGNVGDTHTRKKINDEHRLYVGAHKNGSGTVNQTGINSTLSVGREAIIGHAGTGTYNLIDGSLIVRGDAPISFGMSSDLSGNSSFAEAGGDLIMGNKETGVGLLNIEGGSLSINRDLVIGLEGSAKLRTKGDSANININGDLYFGGDFNGDSTGTSAFEIALTGDTHTAINVLGGTVTEGITLTGDVSIFDTDLIIDIDRNLNDYRTSVGTQISIIEYNGTRFDQFTTISGAEIDGVEWNVIYDDANKQILVEATKVYQFGDANLDGLIDALDLNTIAVNFGKDNVSWDTGDFNGDGVVDAIDLNVVAVNFNTSNGTNLTAADLFPHLIAVPEPSTLILLSLGSLAAIRRKHA, from the coding sequence ATGCGATCTACCTATTTTTGTTTTAAAACAAAACATTTATTGTCAGCATTTATTGCAGCCACTGCACTTATACCACAAGCCCAAGCCGACCTGACATTGGATTATCAAAACCTAATCACCAACACTAATGGGCTAATCGACTACTGGAACTTTGAAGATCTTGGAACATCTGGTTCTCTATCAACTGTTGTTAATCAAGTTTCAGGTAGAACTAACGGTACCGTTGTTGGTACAGTCGATTCTGTACTCGGACATGTCGGTTACGCGGGCACTTTCTCTGGCAGCCCTACAGACGCCGCCGATACAAACTATGTGGAACTTCTAAACTCCGGTGCCTCGGCTACCTCTAACTATGATATGCAAGGCTCATTCACGATCGAGGCAATGATACGTACCGACACGCTCCCGGATGGATCATGGACCGGCATCATTACGAAAGGCGACAACTCGTGGCGTCTCGCCCGTAACAGCAGTAGTACTGGCGTTCAAGGCGCCGCTACCGATGGTAATGGGAGCAAGAGTGAAATTTCAAACTCACTCAACGATATGAACAACGGTAATTGGCACTACATTGCCATGACCTATGACTTCATCAATGGCATCCAAACAACCTACTTTGATCGGACTGCAACAAGCAAAACATTTTCACCTGGCCGCAATGTAGGCCTCTCAGAATTCAACGTTCTGATCGGCGCGAACGCGCAACGTAACGGACGTGTTTGGTCTGGTGATATCGATGAGGTTGCATTCTATAACACAGCTCTTACGCAAGCAGACATTGATCAGCGACTCAATATCCTTGATACCGCGACCGCTATTGATGAGGCCAACCTCGCCTATTGGGCAGCAGATAACGCTACAGGAACCTTTGACACTGACACAGGCTGGAATATCGACAAACCAACTGCCAGCGATATCGTCTATATCGGCAACAACGGTACGGTCACTTTTAGCTCTGGCAATCTGGATATCGATGCGATCGAAGTTGGCACTAACCAATACATCAATGTAGGAAACACAGGTGAAGGCAAACTAATTATCTCCGGCGGAACCATAAAACTTTCAAACGCACTCGCAAGTGGTGTTGGCCGCGGCGAGAACGGGGTCATCGAACAATCTGGCGGTACGCTCATCCACGCTGGCAACAACAACGATTTTGATATTGCAAATGGTGAAAACGTTGAAGCGAGCTACATCATGACCGGCGGCCTCTTTCAGATTGGTGGATGGGAACAGGATTCACAGTTTGAAAGTGGCTGGTTTAAAACTAACGACAACACCGGTGATGATCTCGCGATTGGCCGCGGCCGTTCTGAAGCAGGCTTCGGTAAAGGGACTCTCGATATGTCTGGCAACTCAGAAGTCCGTGTTGCAAACGACTTGTATCTCGACAAAGGTGATGGTCATCTCAAAATGACAGACAACGCCGTCCTCCGCATTGGCGACGATTTTCGTGCTGGTTCATCCGACAACGGCACTGGCTCAATCGATATCCATGGGCACGCGCTTCTTCAAGTCGAAAATCGCTTCACCATTGCAGACAGTAACAACACCACAATCAATGCAACATTCGCCGGGAACGCTAACATCGAAGTTGGCAATCAAATGATGGTTGGCGGCAAAGATAATATCAAAGAGTCTGGTATCGCTTCACTTAACATTGAGGATGCTGTCAATATCAATATCGGCGCTTACATCTACAATGCGGACGTCGGTGGCAATGTTGGCGATACGCACACACGCAAAAAAATTAATGACGAGCACCGCCTCTATGTTGGCGCTCATAAAAACGGCAGCGGTACAGTCAATCAAACCGGCATAAATTCAACTCTATCCGTTGGTCGTGAAGCCATTATCGGCCATGCAGGTACGGGTACCTATAATCTCATCGATGGCTCACTTATCGTTCGAGGTGATGCTCCAATCAGCTTTGGTATGAGTTCCGATCTCAGCGGCAACAGTTCATTCGCCGAAGCTGGCGGTGACCTCATCATGGGTAACAAAGAGACCGGTGTCGGCTTACTCAATATTGAGGGCGGCAGTCTCTCGATCAACCGCGATCTTGTCATCGGCCTCGAAGGCTCTGCAAAACTTCGCACCAAAGGTGATTCCGCAAACATTAACATCAACGGCGATCTTTACTTCGGTGGCGACTTCAACGGTGATAGTACTGGCACAAGTGCTTTCGAAATTGCACTCACCGGCGATACGCACACGGCAATCAATGTCCTTGGCGGCACTGTGACTGAAGGAATCACGCTCACTGGCGATGTCTCCATCTTCGATACCGATCTCATTATCGACATTGACCGTAATCTCAACGATTATCGCACATCAGTTGGCACACAAATCTCAATCATCGAATACAACGGCACACGCTTCGACCAATTCACAACCATATCTGGTGCAGAAATCGACGGTGTCGAATGGAATGTCATCTACGACGATGCCAACAAGCAAATCCTCGTTGAAGCAACCAAAGTCTATCAGTTTGGTGATGCCAACTTAGATGGTCTCATCGATGCTCTCGATTTGAACACTATCGCCGTTAATTTCGGAAAAGATAATGTTAGCTGGGACACTGGTGACTTTAATGGTGACGGCGTAGTTGACGCTATAGATCTCAATGTTGTCGCAGTTAATTTTAACACTTCCAACGGCACCAATCTCACAGCTGCCGACCTCTTCCCACATCTCATTGCTGTTCCTGAACCAAGCACACTCATACTACTTTCGCTCGGCTCACTTGCCGCTATCCGTAGAAAACATGCTTAA
- a CDS encoding sigma-70 family RNA polymerase sigma factor: MLPENLDQILLLITQNQGRLYSYILAVVGNREYAQDILQETNLIIWRKADTFTLGSNFQAWIFTIALNQIRAFRKQRGRDRLLFDESLMIQIAEEVEQFQDYDLRANALSLCLQKLPDKHRKIVHRRYFQDTPLTNIATEMKTSSNAIKSLLHRVRHTLLHCIQQQIDLKEAN; this comes from the coding sequence ATGTTGCCTGAAAATCTTGATCAGATATTACTATTGATCACCCAAAACCAAGGGCGGCTGTACTCATACATTCTCGCTGTCGTTGGCAATCGTGAATATGCACAAGACATACTTCAGGAAACCAATCTCATAATTTGGCGTAAAGCAGATACATTCACCCTCGGCTCAAATTTCCAAGCATGGATCTTTACGATTGCCCTCAATCAAATACGTGCTTTCCGAAAGCAACGCGGTCGTGATCGCCTACTCTTCGACGAATCACTCATGATACAAATAGCTGAAGAGGTCGAGCAATTTCAAGATTACGATTTAAGAGCAAACGCACTCTCTCTCTGTCTCCAAAAACTACCAGACAAACATCGAAAGATAGTGCATCGTCGATATTTCCAAGACACCCCGCTTACAAATATCGCAACTGAAATGAAAACCTCCTCGAATGCAATTAAAAGCCTTCTACATCGAGTGCGTCATACATTGCTTCACTGCATTCAGCAACAAATTGACTTGAAAGAGGCTAATTGA
- a CDS encoding autotransporter outer membrane beta-barrel domain-containing protein translates to MTGLISGHHVLIDTTIDKGHGPLLDRYNPVLSSGFFTFVNGSVLEIDDVHSQIYKNDAFSGINIGADSELRITNEATFVTSSGLLGPIIGFKTGSQKATANISSSGRFIASDLLVALTDSTDTVESLAKVNVSGANSEITTRGSLSIGVSGFSSSTSDATANTRGEVIIENGAALYATNADDGGTINVGDGANGQLVISDATAEANITNVGQSHLGTTALTSRTLSELVIDDDSAEMRMDTLNIGDQTQGHVTVSNNGTLYVDKMTIGMDKGQGSVMIESGGQLVMNTSDISQSLIVGVEGALLTNKLTLTGDNTSMQLGNPVGQMTIGQSSHGQWEVLNGASYSHVDDGSGLSTSYFFGIKGLSNNIHGQGELIVDGIGSSWTDESANIYLGFGRAGNGLAQNTGNLTVGNGATFIAKKIVAGGFTDHKYGQGKVLVTGNETTMQAATLAVGGDNSTFSITDGAEALIYDVYVAGGNQSYINKFDPSLNARVNIDGQGSVLRSNFVSIGANRAAALNVTNEGVMFASSNIFLGEGVAFDTRTSALLHAENNAYVRAINGIHAGVGEGRHVEINVLNGSYLTTNDDIRLGMATHSYAQLLVEGEGDNTNTNGFSTLRMPESGHPLIS, encoded by the coding sequence GTGACGGGTTTGATCTCTGGTCATCATGTGTTAATTGATACAACGATCGATAAGGGCCATGGCCCGTTGCTTGATCGCTATAATCCGGTGTTAAGCTCTGGCTTCTTCACATTTGTGAATGGCTCGGTCTTGGAAATTGATGATGTGCATTCGCAAATCTACAAAAACGATGCTTTCTCCGGAATCAATATTGGGGCCGATAGTGAACTGCGAATTACCAATGAAGCCACATTTGTGACATCTTCAGGATTGTTGGGTCCAATCATTGGATTTAAGACTGGCAGCCAAAAGGCGACGGCAAACATTAGTAGTAGCGGCAGGTTCATTGCAAGTGATTTGTTGGTTGCATTGACCGATTCGACGGACACGGTGGAAAGCCTAGCGAAGGTGAATGTCTCTGGTGCAAATAGTGAAATAACAACGCGTGGTAGTTTGTCGATTGGTGTAAGTGGGTTTTCATCATCCACGAGTGATGCAACAGCAAACACACGAGGTGAGGTCATCATTGAAAATGGTGCAGCACTTTACGCAACCAACGCCGACGATGGCGGCACGATCAATGTTGGTGATGGTGCGAATGGCCAGCTCGTTATCTCTGACGCAACAGCTGAAGCAAATATCACGAATGTCGGCCAAAGCCATTTGGGTACGACAGCACTTACTTCTCGCACACTCAGCGAGCTGGTGATTGATGATGATTCAGCTGAAATGAGAATGGACACGCTGAATATCGGTGATCAAACACAGGGTCATGTCACAGTTTCTAACAACGGAACACTTTACGTTGATAAGATGACTATTGGTATGGATAAGGGGCAAGGCAGTGTCATGATTGAGTCTGGCGGTCAACTTGTCATGAACACATCAGACATCAGTCAAAGTTTAATTGTTGGTGTAGAAGGCGCTTTGCTCACAAACAAATTGACTCTAACCGGTGACAATACCAGCATGCAGCTGGGCAACCCTGTTGGGCAGATGACCATTGGTCAATCTTCACATGGGCAATGGGAAGTACTAAATGGTGCAAGCTATAGCCACGTTGATGATGGCAGCGGATTATCAACTTCGTATTTTTTCGGTATCAAAGGTCTTTCTAACAATATACATGGTCAGGGCGAATTGATTGTTGATGGCATCGGATCAAGTTGGACTGATGAATCCGCAAATATCTATCTCGGCTTTGGACGGGCTGGTAATGGTCTAGCCCAAAATACTGGTAATCTGACGGTTGGAAATGGCGCTACCTTCATTGCTAAAAAGATTGTCGCAGGTGGCTTTACAGACCATAAATACGGCCAAGGTAAAGTGCTAGTTACAGGTAACGAAACAACCATGCAGGCTGCAACTTTAGCTGTAGGCGGTGATAATAGTACGTTTTCGATTACAGATGGTGCTGAAGCTCTAATTTATGATGTATATGTAGCCGGTGGAAATCAAAGTTATATTAATAAATTTGATCCGAGCTTAAACGCTCGTGTTAATATTGATGGACAAGGCAGTGTATTACGTTCTAATTTTGTCAGTATTGGTGCAAATCGTGCCGCCGCATTGAACGTCACCAATGAAGGCGTGATGTTTGCTAGTAGCAATATCTTCCTTGGCGAAGGTGTTGCTTTCGATACGCGTACATCTGCTTTACTTCACGCAGAAAACAACGCTTACGTCCGAGCGATCAACGGTATCCATGCTGGTGTTGGTGAGGGACGTCATGTCGAAATCAATGTTCTCAACGGCAGTTACCTCACTACAAACGATGATATCCGATTAGGTATGGCTACTCATTCATATGCCCAATTGCTTGTCGAAGGTGAAGGTGATAACACGAATACGAATGGCTTTAGTACGCTAAGAATGCCAGAGTCTGGTCATCCGCTGATATCATGA